Proteins from a genomic interval of Thunnus thynnus chromosome 5, fThuThy2.1, whole genome shotgun sequence:
- the epx gene encoding thyroid peroxidase, whose translation MVYTHTMVQPNPHELLSEGDVENLLQVTGCSAELQRPSCPTDCLSERYRSITGECNNRQHPRWGAANVPYSRWQPPEYEDMWGTPRGWDPEHTYHNISLPPVRLVSQEVLFTHNDNISLDSTLSHLLVEWGQWIDHDMVLTPQSPSTAAFRTGADCTHTCSRDTPCFPIQIPLSDPRNGIQSCMPFFRSAPSCVERVRPHRHREQLNAITSFVDASMVYGSSTSQASALRNHSSPLGLMALNSRHSDQELAYMPFLPRLQAHLDPCGPRNSTTTGTADRSAPQENITSCFQAGDSRANEHLGMIALHTLFLREHNRLVKELHQLNPHWSPDTLYQEARKIMGAIHQILTWEHYLPRVLGESAMSRLMPPYEGYDPDVDPSIANAFAAAAFRFAHVTVQPVVSRLGPGYMANSQHPPLPLHHSLFASWRVVQEGGIDPVLRGLLLSPAKLQTPGQMMVEELTERLFQAQGGMPLDLGALNLQRGRDHGLPGYGSWRRFCGLSVPNTTSELAEILGNRTLAHKFQLLYGTPHNIDVWVGGISEPALPGGRVGPLLSCLLARQFRDLRDGDRFWWEREGVFTSTQRRHLHAVSLSRIICDNSHITHVPADAFSRTESPDAMLACSHPLIPHLDLSPWEEPDTDPNCGPIPRIQSGYSLLCNSVILYQCHSGFKLLGSSSVSCDPDSQQWSSAPPTCRDINECEEQNPSCPQNMECINLPGSFICSEPSSLSAVSIVTAVIVVIGGTAVLVMIMICYRRYFPKKEELVSAGCCQGKS comes from the exons ATGGTCTACACTCACACTATGGTTCAGCCCAACCCTCACG AGCTCCTGAGTGAAGGAGATGTGGAGAATCTGCTGCAGGTGACGGGCTGCTCAGCTGAGCTGCAGAGACCCAGCTGTCCCACCGACTGTCTGTCTGAGCGCTACAGATCCATCACAGGAGAGTGCAACAACAG ACAGCACCCCAGATGGGGGGCTGCGAATGTCCCATATTCCCGCTGGCAGCCTCCAGAATACGAGGACATGTGGGGTACGCCCAGAGGCTGGGACCCAGAGCACACTTACCACAACATCAGCTTGCCTCCA gtgCGGCTGGTGTCTCAGGAGGTGCTGTTCACTCATAATGACAATATCTCTCTGGACTCCACTCTGTCCCACCTGCTGGTGGAGTGGGGCCAGTGGATAGACCACGACATGGTGCTGACACCCCAGAGCCCCAGCACAGCGGCCTTCAGGACAGGAGctgactgcacacacacctgcagccgGGACACACCCTGCTTCCCCATACAG ATCCCACTGTCAGATCCTCGCAACGGCATCCAGAGCTGCATGCCTTTCTTCCGCTCTGCTCCGAGCTGCGTCGAGCGAGTTCGCCCCCACCGCCACCGGGAGCAGCTCAACGCCATCACCTCCTTTGTGGATGCCAGTATGGTGTACGGCAGCTCCACCAGTCAGGCCTCGGCGCTGCGTAaccactcctctcctctgggCTTAATGGCCCTCAACTCACGGCACTCAGACCAGGAGCTGGCATACATGCCCTTCCTGCCTCGACTGCAGGCTCACCTGGACCCCTGTGGCCCTCGCAACTCAACCACTACAGGGACGGCAGACCGATCCGCACCACAGGAGAACATCACATCCTGCTTCCAAGCTG GTGATTCAAGAGCCAATGAGCATCTGGGAATGATCGCACTGCACACACTCTTCCTGAGAGAGCACAACCGGCTGGTCAAAGAGCTACACCAGCTCAACCCTCACTGGAGCCCCGACACCCTCTATCAAGAGGCCCGCAAGATCATGGGAGCCATTCACCAG ATCCTAACATGGGAGCACTACCTGCCGCGGGTCCTCGGTGAGAGCGCCATGTCCCGTCTGATGCCTCCCTACGAGGGTTATGATCCTGACGTGGATCCCAGCATCGCTAATGCCTTCGCAGCTGCTGCGTTTCGTTTTGCCCATGTCACCGTGCAGCCAGTAGTATCCAGGCTGGGGCCGGGTTACATGGCTAACTCCCAGCATCCCCCACTGCCTCTGCATCATTCACTGTTTGCCTCTTGGAGGGTTGTGCAGGAAG GTGGTATCGACCCCGTGCTGCGCGGTCTGTTGCTGTCTCCTGCTAAGCTGCAGACTCCGGGCCAGATGATGGTGGAGGAGCTGACAGAGCGGCTGTTTCAGGCACAGGGAGGGATGCCTCTGGACCTCGGGGCCCTTAACCTCCAGAGGGGCCGGGATCATGGCCTGCCTG GATACGGCTCGTGGCGAAGATTCTGCGGCCTCTCCGTTCCCAACACAACATCAGAGCTGGCAGAAATCCTGGGTAACCGAACTTTGGCTCACAAATTCCAGCTCCTGTATGGGACGCCACACAACATCGACGTGTGGGTGGGAGGCATCTCTGAACCTGCTCTGCCCGGAGGCCGAGTCGGACCGCTGCTGTCCTGCCTGCTGGCGAGACAGTTCAGAGACCTGAGAGATGGAGACAG GTTTTggtgggagagagaaggagtgtTCACCAGCACCCAGAGGAGACACCTCCACGCTGTCTCCCTGTCCCGCATCATCTGTGACAACAGCCACATCACCCATGTTCCTGCCGACGCCTTCTCACGCACTGAGAGCCCAGACGCCATGCTGGCCTGTTCCCACCCACTCATCCCCCACCTCGACCTCAGCCCCTGGGAAGAACCAGACACAG ATCCCAACTGCGGTCCGATACCCAGGATTCAATCTGGCTACTCGCTGCTTTGCAACTCTGTGATTCTATATCAGTGTCACTCTGGTTTCAAGCTGCTGGGCTCTTCGTCTGTCAGCTGTGATCCAGACAGTCAGCAGTGGAGCTCCGCACCCCCAACATGCCGAG atATCAATGAATGTGAAGAACAGAATCCTTCTTGCCCACAAAACATGGAGTGCATCAACTTGCCAGGTTCCTTTATTTGCTCAG AGCCCTCCTCGCTGTCCGCCGTGTCCATTGTCACTGCAGTGATAGTAGTGATCGGCGGTACGGCCGTGCTGGTGATGATCATGATCTGTTATCGAAG ATATTTCCCCAAGAAAGAAGAGTTAGTCAGTGCTGGATGTTGCCAGGGGAAAAGTTAA
- the hps5 gene encoding Hermansky-Pudlak syndrome 5 protein yields MPLIPVVPENHSHVLAELDCLDPLLSALRLDSGRLKCTCLAVSRKWLALGTSTGALHLIQREGWKQRLILTHKEGAITQVSCCPHDEDFIAIATSQGLVVVWELQLERRGRPERVSVSWEHRGHAITALCWDTSALRVFVGDSGGKVSCLRAGSSKLGKGSAFVIFPVQTITTVDSRVVQLGYQDSRLLVSSLSRCYLCDTDREKFWRVGNKERDGEYGACFFPQNRGLLVGQPPLLYCARPGSRIWEASFNGEVLSTHQFKQQLACPPLPLITYRNEPHYHSGQKSPQSVAFPKLLYFGDQNLLTWTDSAIYIFTPHNGQVLLWTEVKDLVDIAVYRSELFCLHGSGRLSHLSLLSAERCVERLLRRESWPLAAAVCCMFQHAITTGRARKSIPIDRLEHLRSQLSSSTQLEMIGQLEEVISKLEPLDSASSSRRSSISSHESFNVLDCGIYRVISRRGSQSDEETSSLINQSMSEEERLKEFSFVQDDDQVDHDPQSTERMEAERSEQGLPFHLPLSFRTKPPRIALQAVKDSVSSFVKKTTEKINTLQMNSELWQRPDFREGGQAEMSAASAPFSEEVENEVYDEMPNTEADMLELRSATERAVSQIQDPMVLLDPVCLGETLLEWLPVLERILGPAELGSAAVSDSNTDVPGEQRWERDYVNTFSEQPEESSCSSRESTESATEENTEKPPELGEKESQCESQLTADYNEKEPAAVNGSSPEPVRVVPPKPVPSDLLANLTQLATLYTELSCFRNQADERALGCTTFLRRYFFLLDAERIRRMCLLCYQEQPAVKSSFTEAMLDLTQSSKVVEVIQRGDLLRSLRSLRELQPWSAPHLLAHLHRLYEKHGEAAVRSFSQFYPTITPADVMAMAQQSHFLAYLDNLVQSRTEGHRLPFLQSLLEPESLRQDWLELALTHDAPQRCDTLTPDGLPRWHSHCFSWGYGRLLSLLIRLPADLSSKQKMSEMCRSHGYWTGYLYLCRELQRRTEAFSTICQLDDITLLEEPDGVEPQTLDEWKLLIQLSQRCSSVSEQATGVNGSSLSNGSADCGGKVSPENLTLLLARMAGPDRALAILEECGVQLVLSPHSKLVCELLRVTEKRQRATIQTMLERCDRFLWSQHA; encoded by the exons ATGCCTCTGATACCAGTTGTGCCAGAGAACCACAGTCATGTACTGGCAGAGCTTGACTGCCTCGATCCACTTCTCTCCGCTCTCCGTTTAGACTCCGGCAGGCTCAAG TGTACTTGTTTGGCAGTGTCAAGGAAGTGGCTCGCATTGGGAACATCAACAGGAGCGTTGCACCTAATTCAGAGGGAGGGCTGGAAACAAAGGCTTATCCTCACTCACAAG GAGGGAGCTATCACTCAGGTGTCATGTTGCCCTCATGATGAAGACTTTATCGCTATTGCAACAAG TCAGGGTCTGGTGGTGGTGTGGGAGCTGCAACTGGAGCGGCGGGGTCGTCCAGAGAGAGTCAGTGTGTCTTGGGAGCACAGGGGTCATGCCATTACTGCACTCTGCTGGGACACCAGCGCGCTCAGAGTTTTTGTCGGGGACTCTGGAGGCAAGGTGTCCTGTCTCCGTGCAGGATCCTCCAAGCTGGGAAAG GGGTCAGCATTCGTCATCTTTCCTGTTCAGACCATCACCACTGTAGACTCCAGAGTGGTTCAGCTCGGGTACCAAGACAGTCGACTGTTGGTGTCTTCTCTGAGCCGTTGCTACCTctgtgacacagacag GGAGAAGTTCTGGCGTGTTGGAAATAAGGAGCGTGACGGGGAGTACGGAGcttgttttttccctcagaACAGGGGATTATTAGTGGGTCAGCCCCCTCTGCTGTACTGTGCCCGACCGGGGTCTCGAATATGGGAAGCCAGTTTTAACGGCGAGGTTCTGAGCACCCATCAGTTCAAACAGCAGCTTGCCTGTCCTCCTTTACCACTCATCACTTACAG AAATGAGCCACATTACCATTCAGGGCAGAAGAGCCCCCAGTCAGTCGCCTTCCCTAAACTGCTTTATTTTGG AGACCAAAACCTGCTGACCTGGACAGACTCAGCCATTTATATCTTCACACCTCATAATGGCCAAGTTCTACTGTGGACAGAAGTCAAAG ATTTGGTTGACATCGCAGTCTACCGCAGTGAGCTCTTCTGTCTCCATGGCAGCGGGCGTCTGTCCCACCTCTCCCTGTTATCTGCAGAGCGTTGTGTTGAGCGCCTGCTGCGTAGGGAGTCCTGGCCTCTGGCTGCTGCCGTCTGCTGTATGTTCCAGCACGCTATCACCACCGGACGG GCCAGGAAATCAATCCCCATCGACCGCCTTGAACACCTCAGGTCTCAGCTCAGTTCCAGCACACAGCTGGAGATGATTGGCCAACTGGAGGAAGTAATCAGTAAGCTAGAGCCTCTGGACTCTGCCTCCAGCAGCCGCAGAAGCAGCATCTCCTCACAT GAGAGCTTCAACGTCCTGGACTGTGGAATCTATCGTGTGATCAGCCGCAGAGGAAGCCAGTCAGATGAAGAGACAAGCTCCCTCATCAATCAGTCCATGTCAGAGGAGGAGCGGCTCAAGGAGTTCAGTTTTGTGCAGGATGACGATCAGGTGGATCATG ATCCACAGAGCACTGAGCGTATGGAGGCTGAGCGATCTGAGCAAGGCCTGCCGTTCCACCTCCCCCTCTCATTCCGCACCAAACCCCCCCGCATCGCACTGCAGGCCGTCAAAGACAG cgTTTCCAGTTTTGTTAAGAAGACAACAGAGAAGATCAACACCCTCCAGATGAACTCTGAGCTCTGGCAACGGCCTGACTTCAGAGAGGGTGGACAAGCTGAAATGTCAGCCGCTTCTGCTCCGTTCTCAGAGGAAGTTGAAAATGA GGTTTATGATGAAATGCCCAACACAGAGGCCGACATGCTGGAGCTCCGATCAGCGACGGAAAGGGCCGT CTCCCAGATCCAAGATCCCATGGTGCTACTGGATCCAGTCTGCCTGGGAGAAACTCTGCTGGAGTGGCTGCCGGTGCTGGAGCGAATTCTCGGACCTGCAGAGCTCGGGTCAGCTGCTGTGAGTGATTCAAACACGGATGTACCTGGAGAACAGAGATGGGAGAGGGATTATGTTAACACCTTCTCAGAGCAGCCAGAGGAGTCTTCTTGCTCATCAAGAGAATCCACAGAGAGCGCTACAgaggaaaatacagaaaagcCTCCAGAGCTCGGAGAAAAAGAGAGCCAGTGTGAGAGTCAGCTGACTGCAGATTACAATGAGAAAGAGCCCGCCGCTGTAAATGGGAGTTCTCCAGAGCCTGTACGAGTGGTTCCCCCCAAACCTGTACCATCAGATCTCCTGGCTAATCTCACACAGCTGGCTACACTATACACAGAGCTGAGCTGTTTCAGAAACCAGGCAGATGAGCGAGCTTTGGGCTGCACAACCTTCCTGCGCCGCTACTTCTTCCTGCTGGATGCGGAGCGCATAAGAAGAATGTGTCTGCTCTGTTACCAGGAGCAGCCGGCGGTGAAGAGCTCCTTCACTGAGGCCATGCTAG ATCTGACTCAGTCCAGTAAGGTGGTGGAGGTTATTCAGAGAGGGGATTTACTGAGATCACTACGCAGTCTGAGAGAGCTGCAGCCCTGGAGTGCCCCTCATCTCCTTGCTCACTTACACAG GCTGTATGAGAAGCACGGGGAGGCGGCTGTACGCTCGTTTTCTCAGTTCTACCCCACGATAACTCCTGCTGACGTAATGGCTATGGCTCAACAAAGCCACTTCCTGGCATACCTGGATAATCTGGTCCAGTCACGAACTGAGGGGCACAG GTTGCCGTTTCTGCAGTCCCTTCTCGAACCAGAATCACTGCGACAGGATTGGCTTGAGCTCGCACTTACCCATGATGCTCCTCAGCGTTGTGATACCCTAACCCCTGACGGACTGCCCAG GTGGCACTCTCATTGTTTCAGTTGGGGTTATGGACGCCTCCTGTCTCTGCTGATACGTCTCCCCGCAGATCTGTCCTCCAAGCAGAAGATGTCAGAAATGTGCCGCAGTCACGG gtaCTGGACAGGCTATCTGTATCTCTGCCGTGAGCTGCAGCGCCGCACAGAAGCCTTCTCCACTATCTGTCAGCTGGATGACATCACCCTGCTGGAGGAGCCTGATG GTGTTGAGCCGCAGACTTTGGATGAGTGGAAGCTCCTGATCCAGCTGTCTCAGCGGTGCAGCAGCGTCTCAGAGCAGGCCACAGGTGTGAATGGTAGCAGCCTGTCTAATGGCTCAGCAGACTGTGGCGGGAAGGTCAGCCCTGAGAACCTGACCCTGCTGCTGGCTCGGATGGCCGGGCCAGACCGGGCGTTGGCCATCTTGGAGGAGTGTGGAGTGCAGCTGGTCCTTTCACCCCACTCCAAACTGGTCTGTGAGCTGCTGCGAGTCACAGAGAAGAGGCAGAG GGCAACGATTCAGACGATGCTTGAGCGCTGCGATCGGTTCCTGTGGTCTCAGCACGCCTAA